The sequence below is a genomic window from Humulus lupulus chromosome 3, drHumLupu1.1, whole genome shotgun sequence.
ATTCAATGCACTGACCACAGATGACACATAGTGTATCTTGAGTTATTCCAAATCTAAAGAGTCTATCTTTAGTTGGCATCCTTTGTTTTAAAACCAACCAAGCTATACACTTGTGCTTTGGAAGACCAATCCTATCCCAAATAGAAGCATATTTCCATTTGGTCTCAGCTTTGTTCTTCAACAGGTTATACATTTTAGCAACACTGTAATGAGGCCAATGAGGCCATCTGGGAACATTATCTTGATAAATTTCCTTTAAATCATCCTCGACTTTAACTAGTTGCTTCCAATACTAACTACTAGTGCAAGGAGCTTTATAATCCTACCAATTTTCTTGTTTTATGTAAAGTGTATGAATTTACTTCACCCACAAGTTATCTTTCTTGTTGGCAATGGCCCAAACATATTTCCCCATGGCACACTTATTCCATAAGCCAACATCTTTGATAAATATCTTTGGAAGTTTTGAAAGTAAATATCTTTGATAAACTATAATCAAAATTATTGTTGAACCCAAATGTTATAACATGAATTCTCAAATTTTTAAATTTGACTATTAATATATCGATAGTCTCTAtccatataaatattaaaattatgtgaaattattttCATTTTAACATTAAATTAACTTCAaagtattttttatttgtaacgtTACACACATCAATCAAATTATTGAATGATAttcttcttaaaaaaaaatgaatgatatttaaaattaattaaaatttaaagtaaaaataaaataatgtatttAAAAGTATTTACTCATCCACTTttttaatgagatattttaattttGAGTATAACTTAAAGAGTACTAAAATGAGGTAGTATAGGGTTATTGATGTAATCCAATATTGGATCTcctatattttaatttaataagtaataTAAACTATTGTTAATAAATTATAAGATATAATTTTATTGATGAATAATAAGTATCACTAGTTGTTTTATCTGATTTTTATTATCTCTTTATCAGTAAAAGCATGTAACATGTGTATTTTTTACAATGTTTACAACCCTAATAATTTTTTTACCCAATAGGTTATAgcttattttatatattataaatataaaatagtaTAGATTTCTCCTATATAAACTATCGTTGACACGTAGAAACTTGCAGGAGGGTTACATGGTGGCAGCCAAGCGAGATGTGAAAGCCGTGAAAAGCGAAAAGCTCCCCAAACCGGTCATCTTCCATGACGGCCGACTTGCTTGCAAGCCAACGCCACTTGTGGCTCTCTTGATAGTCCTATGGATCCCTATAGGCTTTCTCCTAGCCTGCTTGCGAATCACTGCTGGTTCCCTCCTCCCCATGCACCTTGTCTACTATGCTTTTTGGGCCCTCGGCGTCCGCGTCACGGTGAAGGGCACTCCTCCTCCGCCAGTTAACAAATCCTCCAGCAGCGGGGAATCTGGCGTCCTCTTCATCTGCTCACACAGAACCCTCTTGGACCCAATATTCCTCTCCACAGCCTTGGGCAGGCCAATCCCCGCTGTGGTATACTCCGTCTCACGGCTGTCGGAGATCATCTCACCCATCAAAACCATCCGTCTAACCCGAGACCGAATTACAGACGCTTCAATGATCAAGAAACTCCTCCAAAAAGGCGACTTGACACTTTGCCCAGAGGGAACTACATGTCGTGAGCCATTCCTTCTCAGATTCTCAGCGCTTTTTGCCGAGTTGACCGACCAGCTTGTTCCGGTGGCAATGGTGAACCGGATGAGCATGTTTCATGGGACCACAGCTCGGGGATGGAAAGGTATGGACCCATTTTACTTCTTCATGAACCCGAGCCCGGCTTATGAAGTGACCTTCTTAAATAAGTTGCCACAAGAGTTGACTTGTAGCTCAGGAAAGTCAAGTCATGAGGTAGCCAATTACATACAGAGAGTCATTGCTTCTACTCTTTCTTATGAGTGCACTAGTTTTACTCGAAGGGACAAGTACAGAGCTCTTGCAGGAAATGATGGAACTGTGACTGATAATCCTTTGCTCCAACCCACCAAAGTTATGGGCTGCTAATATTAATGCTTTTGTTTACTTTTAAATTATCAGTGgtcttatatatttataaaatacacaAAAACGTTACTTATGGCAAGCCAAAGTATGTGGCTGAAACAGTTGCATCTATATTGCCGTTGTTAATTTAAAGGCAATAAGTACAAAACAATTCATGGGAAGGAATGGAAATCTATACTACTTATTGTGTGGCTACTTTCGCATTTGGAACAACTAATAATCAATTTCATTTTTGTTGTCATGAGATTGCTTTAAATTTTTCGATAGACAGCTTATATATGTAgtggaaatattaattaatttactatTGTGCATGATTTTAGCATGCCCAAAATGGTGTGTCGTATAGCACAAGAAAGACAAGCAAGGAACAGTTAGAAAAGTTAGAAAAGAGGAGATTGCATGCTTGAAGAATGTAAATCATATGAATGAATAATATCCAAAAAAAAGAAACTTGGTTGATTTTACACTGTAAGAATAAAGCCCATTAGCGAAGTAATAAGAAATATTAAGAAAcgagtatttaaaaaaatattaagaaatatattagcggcggactgtcCCACTAGTAGCAACGGAGACTCCGCTGCTAATATTCCAAAATAAATGCCCGGGAacagttttttcaaatttattagcggcggataatcacctatattagaggcggactatccgccgctaatagtatCAGCGGTGGGTAATCACCTTTTATTAGAGGCGGGCTACCCGCCGCTAGTAATATTAATGGCCGCAGGAGAAACTAATAGTGGCGGGTCCCGCCGCTAATGCTTATGAATACACATCAAATTGGCACCCCCTCTTCGCGTctgttctcctttcttcttctccgaTTTCTTCGTCTTCTCTGAATGCCATTCGCACCATTCCCTTCCCTTTGGTACACAGAGAAGCAGCAAGTGCAAGTATCCAAAttttattatagttatttaattttgttttttttctttaattttctgtgttatatgtaaccaattttttttcttttggtctaGAACCCGTCGAACCAGTCTCTCTCTCTTTGGTCGTTTCCATCATTTGGCCACACACGGCTGTGCCAGCCACAAACAGGTACCACCTCTTCGCAAGTGTAAGTATCAAAAACTTATTGTAGTTAtttcattttgttttttttttctttaattttctgtgttataagtaatcaattttttttcttttggtctaGAACTTCGTCGAACCACTCTCTCCACCACTCTCTCTCTTTGGTCGCTATACACGGCTGTGCCAGCCACAAACAGGTACTGCTATATTTGTTTAAATTTGGTTTTAGTTATAACGTACACAATCAACTTCAATATGGAATTAGTTTATGTTGTTATATCATATATGCTTGCCAATTTTTTATGGTCACAAACAGGTACTGCTATATGAGCTGCTACTgctatctttttatttatttatatatgttgttaACTTTTTATATCATATATGTTCGCCATTATTTTTATATCATATATGCAGCCCATTTTTCCATTTCAgtattttattgtttatatatGGCAATGACTCTTTTAATTATGAATAAACAAAAAgtgtatttttaattatttttaattagtttaattaattaaataataaaagtatgatataatataatctaattaaataatttaatttaatttgtttgttgaataatattatctaattgttacacccagatttcgagctctgagaattgtgatctcgaaagctggattcgtcaggtgtaagCTCACAATATTTAGAATATGTATTTGCAGCCTAGGCACCGAGTCTTCACAATGGTGGAAACCTCGAAGATAGGTAACCTCGAAGTTCTCATAAGCTCGAAAGAATGACATCGGAAGGCGTCCGTTTTCGGGGGTGACCTCGGATCAATTGGCCCGAGCTTGGGCATAAGTGTGAGCTCGGGGAAAGGCAGCCTCGGTGATATTCACCCTTTCCGAGTTGATCTTGAGAAAACAAGGCAACTCATTCTTCATTCAGAGACTTAGACAAGCATGATGCCCGTCGCTGATCTCGAGACGCTTAATAGATCACTTGAAGGGAcccagtccatgcattcaagaagtattgttgttgtaacttccctataataaagggatatttattagtcggttacacgccccctggtcttcaggggacgtttccttgtatataggagttacaggcgtTAAAGCCATTAAGTTTATTAACGTAAAAGGGAACTTCCCAGAAACGTGTGGGAAAGTATCCtaagacttcctctataaatagagaagtcctgtaccAGTGAAAAGGACGAAAATTTTGCAatatggagagaaaactctggagaattcattcttgaagagtTTCCAGAAATTATCTTAGGTTCTAATAACAAAgaatcgtggactaggcagagttaactgctgaaccacgtaaaaaatcctgtttgtgttattatatttttctggccataactaatTATTGCTTACAtgctctatattcactgttgacgaaaaacggcgtcaacactaaTATTAAttagatatatataaaaattgataattatatttaataaaattttaaaaaattatgaataaagaataatttatttttattaatttaattaattaaataataaaagtttgatataaaatTATCTaactaaataatttaatttaatttttttattgaataacattatctaatattaaatagttataaatttcatgaatatagaaattaataattatatttaataaaagtttaaaaaattaagaataaataataatttatttttgattaatttttaataatttaattaattaaataataaaagtttgatataaaatTATCTaactaaataatttaatttaatttttttattgaataacattatctaatattaattacatgaatatagaaattgataattatatttaataaaattttaaaaaattatgaataaataataatttatttttaattattttttattaatttaattaattaaataataaaagtttgatataatattatctaactaaataatttaatttaatttgtttgttgaataacattatctaatattaaatagttataaattacatgaatatagaaattgataattatatttaataaaagtttaaaaaattaagaataaataataatttattttttgattaatttttaataatttaattaattaaataataaaagtttgatataatattatctaattaaatgatttaatttaatttgttgattggataacattatctaatattaaatagttataaaatacatgaatatagaaattgataattatatttaataaaagtttaaaaaattaagaataaataataatttattttttgattattttttattaatttaattaattaaataataaaagtttgatataatattatctaagtaaataatttaatttaatttgtttattgaataacattatctaatattaattacatgaatatagaaattgataattatatttaataaaattttaaaaaattatgaataaataataatttatttttaattattttttattaatttaattaattaaataataaaagtttgatataatattatctaactaaataatttaatttaatttgtttgttgaataacattatctaatattaaatagttataaattacatgaatatagaaattgataattatatttaataaaagtttaaaaaattaagaataaataataatttattttttgattaatttttaataatttaattaattaaataataaaagtttgatataatattatctaattaaataatttaatttaatttgtttattgaataacattatctaatattaaatagttataaattacatgaatataaaaattgataattatatttaataaaagtttaaaaaattaagaataaataattatataaataataatttattttttgattaatttttaataatttaattaattaaatagcattatctaataaaacatcataaaatagcataagatattataatattgcataagatttcaaaaatgataacaaatctcctCTGTTATCCActtctattcacattactaaaactcactcttataacactttagatggcgattgacaagacttggacaacattgagaaatcgtggttgtcaagaatattggaatggtctgcaagctttttttaggatggcgtcggaacataaagattctgatggaagaattaggtgcccgtgtgtgagatgcaataataatagatttgaatctttagatgtagttcgggcacacgtattcgataggggttttcatcaagcttatgataagtggatttttcatggtgaggtggaagaaattgttgctgatgaggtggttgatgagaatgaagacgatgagatgattcacgttgtggaagacttccttttaccgacaactgaggaagtagaaagggatcccggtgggggtcagtattatgacgagttatttgaggagattgaagcggagttgtatcctggatgtgattggatttcatccctgaactttttagcaaagttattgcatctaaaagttagagggaagatgcctaacaacatatttgatgaattgctgaagttgttaaagcttgcatttcctaaggaaaacaaaatccccggatcgtactacgaggcaaaaaagagattgaaaaaattagggttgggatatgagtccattcatgtgtgtcagtatgattgttgcttattttacaatgagcatgcatctaaagagacatgtccagtatgcagaagtagtagatggattacttccgaaatgacgaaaggaaaaaaagtgccacacaaggtgatgcgttactttccgttgacacctcggttgaaaagattatacagttcaaggatt
It includes:
- the LOC133821361 gene encoding glycerol-3-phosphate acyltransferase RAM2-like, which gives rise to MTTSLSAVFPTVEKCSSTGREKHTVVADMDGTLLRGRSSFPYFALIAFEVGGVLRLLSLLLAAPLAGFLYYFVSESAGIQVLIFVTFVGMKVSDIESVGRAVLPKFYASDVHPESWRVFSSCGKRCVLTANPRVMVEAFLKEFLGADLVLGTEIESYKGRATGFVRPPGVLVGKNKAAALKRAFDGETSRPDVGLGDRLTDVPYMSLCKEGYMVAAKRDVKAVKSEKLPKPVIFHDGRLACKPTPLVALLIVLWIPIGFLLACLRITAGSLLPMHLVYYAFWALGVRVTVKGTPPPPVNKSSSSGESGVLFICSHRTLLDPIFLSTALGRPIPAVVYSVSRLSEIISPIKTIRLTRDRITDASMIKKLLQKGDLTLCPEGTTCREPFLLRFSALFAELTDQLVPVAMVNRMSMFHGTTARGWKGMDPFYFFMNPSPAYEVTFLNKLPQELTCSSGKSSHEVANYIQRVIASTLSYECTSFTRRDKYRALAGNDGTVTDNPLLQPTKVMGC